The Colias croceus chromosome 11, ilColCroc2.1 genome has a segment encoding these proteins:
- the LOC123695825 gene encoding WD repeat-containing protein 3, protein MGLTKQYLRYAPSGTFNVVASSDCNSIHVTLNGISGRYIAVGACEHVIIWDMRLGEKAQVITGEKEIVTQIAASPTGNHMAVGYNDGNINVYDLTNNELVCVFAGHKSAVTCLQYDEQGHRIVSGSKDTEVILWDVVAETGIARFSGHKGVITSTLFINGKNCIVSSSKDTFVKFWDIETKHCFKTLGGHQMEVWSAVLIKEERYLVTGTMDQELRVWKLVWTDKVKEEDKITQQLEIVKLEDGDSAEDSSVLQCHQVGTLVRGGKGRVVGLATDLGQTVLACFGTDSLLELFAFCTDDEAKARMTKRIKKQRKKLAKQAESQAESEDIIEVSEILTLSDEVKRLPSMKLSGKLKSTTLLLGMSGELRVGATLASNCVELHSLDINGSNEVKCLKQITLPGHQKEPRCVAMSSDNLAILSASADSIKLWNRNSQSCLRTVPVPSGRPVCACFAPGDRHALVGCVDGALLLVDVAAGTVLEQVPAHEGGCNAVGLTPDMRGCYSGGADKTVKLWQFELIDDPTGESKAKVLSLLHTRTLELEENVTAVRISPNNKFIAVALLDSTVKIFFLDTFKFYLSLYGHKLPVLSLDISYDSNIIATGSADRNVKIWGMDFGDCHKSIFAHNDSVTALQFVPSTHYFFTGSRDGKVKQWDGDSYDNIITLNGHAGECYGVSVGAGGLHAVSCGADRALRLYTRTDEPLVLGDTDEAEEGLATGEQHAPIPGLPGINIPTKKTIGAEKAADSILECLSIGAEFQREVNATRAPVQPPVLMAAYNCNTAEDFLLETVRRIRSSDIEEALLLLPFNSACEIVKMLPTLLERGDHSELACRLAARLLRLHHAPLAATAALTKPLIQIQAKAHVRLSELRDMVGYNLHALQWLRREAEAREEEQLFASAGETRKLRERNTRRRHALKRPIVTVT, encoded by the exons atgggGTTAACGAAgcaatatttacgttatgCTCCTAGTGGAACGTTTAATGTGGTCGCTAGTTCTGATTGCAACAGCATACATGTAACTCTTAATGGAATATCTGGAAGATACATAGCAGTTGGTGCATGTGAGCATGTTATTATTTGGGATATGCGATTAGGGGAAAAG gCTCAAGTTATAACTGGTGAGAAAGAAATAGTTACTCAAATTGCTGCAAGTCCAACGGGTAATCATATGGCTGTGGGCTACAATGATGGTAATATAAATGTGTACGATCTGACAAATAATGAGTTGGTTTGTGTGTTTGCGGGACACAAATCAGCCGTTACATGCCTTCAATATGATGAACAAGGACATAGAATCGTTTCTGGTTCAAAA GATACAGAAGTTATATTATGGGATGTGGTTGCAGAAACAGGTATAGCTAGATTCAGTGGGCACAAGGGTGTTATAACGAGCACCCTTTTCATTAATGGTAAGAATTGTATTGTTAGCTCTTCAAAAGATACCTTCGTGAAGTTCTGGGACATTGAAACTAAGCATTGCTTCAAGACACTTGGTGGACATCAGATGGAG GTATGGTCAGCAGTTCTAATAAAAGAAGAAAGGTATCTCGTAACTGGTACAATGGATCAAGAGTTAAGAGTGTGGAAACTTGTGTGGACTGATAAAGTGAAGGAAGAGGATAAGATCACTCAGCAACTTGAGATTGTGAAGCTGGAAGATGGCGACTCTGCTGAAGATAGCTCT GTGTTACAATGTCATCAAGTGGGTACACTAGTGCGAGGGGGTAAAGGTCGTGTAGTCGGTCTCGCGACAGACCTCGGGCAAACGGTACTCGCATGTTTTGGAACGGATTCCCTGTTGGAATTGTTCGCATTTTGTACGGATGACGAAGCTAAGGCGCGAATGACGAAGCGGATAAAGAAGCAACGAAAGAAACTTGC GAAACAGGCAGAAAGCCAAGCAGAGTCAGAAGACATAATAGAAGTGTCTGAAATATTAACATTGTCAGATGAAGTAAAAAGATTACCATCTATGAAACTATCTGGTAAATTGAAGTCAACGACACTCTTATTAGGAATGAGCGGCGAATTGAGAGTAGGAGCTACTCTAGCTTCTAATTGTGTTGAGTTGCATAGTTTGGATATAAATGGTTCAAATGAGG taaaaTGTCTAAAACAAATCACATTACCTGGTCATCAAAAGGAGCCTAGATGTGTAGCAATGAGCTCAGATAACTTAGCTATATTATCAGCTTCTGCTGACTCCATCAAATTGTGGAATAG AAACAGCCAATCATGCCTCCGCACAGTCCCCGTGCCGTCCGGGCGGCCGGTTTGCGCATGCTTCGCTCCCGGCGACCGTCATGCGCTCGTGGGGTGTGTGGACGGAGCACTACTGCTGGTTGATGTGGCCGCTGGTACGGTGTTGGAGCAGGTGCCGGCGCATGAAGGAGGGTGCAATGCGGTCGGATTGACACCGGATATG CGTGGTTGTTATTCCGGAGGAGCTGACAAAACTGTTAAATTATGGCAATTTGAACTCATTGATGATCCAACGGGTGAATCCAAAGCTAAG GTGTTGTCTCTGCTCCATACAAGAACACTAGAATTAGAAGAAAACGTAACAGCAGTCAGAATAAGCcccaataataaatttattgctgTTGCTCTACTGGACTCAACTGTTAAGATATTCTTTCTAGATACTTTCAAA ttctACCTATCCCTCTACGGGCACAAACTACCCGTACTCTCCCTGGACATAAGCTACGACTCCAACATAATAGCCACAGGCTCCGCAGACAGGAACGTCAAGATCTGGGGCATGGACTTCGGGGACTGCCACAAGTCGATATTCGCTCACAACGACTCGGTCACAGCGTTGCAGTTTGTACCGAGTACGCATTACTTCTTTACGGGCTCGAGAGATGGCAAAGTGAAACAGTGGGATGGGGACTcgtatgataatattataacgctGAAT ggCCACGCAGGCGAGTGTTACGGTGTGTCCGTTGGTGCGGGCGGTTTGCACGCAGTGTCGTGCGGTGCGGACCGTGCGTTACGGCTGTACACACGGACAGACGAACCGCTTGTGTTGGGGGATACTGATGAAGCGGAGGAGGGACTCGCTACTGGGGAACAGCAT gcCCCTATCCCAGGTCTTCCAGGCATTAACATACCCACAAAGAAAACTATAGGCGCTGAGAAAGCA GCTGATTCAATCCTGGAATGCCTGTCTATTGGCGCGGAGTTCCAGCGCGAAGTGAACGCGACTCGAGCGCCGGTACAGCCGCCCGTGCTCATGGCGGCGTACAACTGCAACACCGCTGAGGACTTCCTGCTCGAGACAGTTAGGAGAATACGGTCTAG TGACATAGAAGAAGCGCTGCTCCTGCTGCCGTTCAACTCGGCGTGCGAGATAGTGAAGATGCTGCCGACGCTGCTGGAGCGCGGCGACCACAGCGAGCTGGCGTGCCGCCTGGCCGCGCGCCTGCTGCGCCTGCACCACGCGCCGCTCGCCGCCACCGCCGCGCTCACCAAGCCCCTCATACAGATACAGGCCAAGGCGCACGTGCGCCTGAGCGAGCTGCGG GACATGGTTGGATACAACCTCCACGCGCTACAATGGCTCCGTCGCGAGGCCGAAGCGCGCGAGGAGGAGCAGCTGTTCGCGAGCGCGGGCGAGACGCGCAAGCTGCGCGAGCGGAACACGCGCCGCCGGCACGCGCTCAAGAGACCTATTGTTACTGTTACTTGA